One segment of Paraburkholderia caribensis DNA contains the following:
- a CDS encoding cupin domain-containing protein: MQQTWLGSLDNYRKGSIEIIKGKPEHYAMSNVFEVASHAAPYEKIVVGKNLKYVIETLRAEGVSPWFTASHDEFCVVMDGEIDVHFIKPSDGPLVDAQTEGSVRLDGTPSGKSMGFVRLRRGHQALLPAGAAYRFETAGQGVLLVQTILGRYSVEKWKDICIQ; the protein is encoded by the coding sequence ATGCAGCAGACCTGGTTGGGGAGTCTCGACAACTACCGTAAAGGCTCCATCGAAATCATCAAGGGCAAGCCCGAGCACTACGCGATGTCGAATGTGTTCGAAGTCGCGAGCCATGCCGCGCCGTACGAGAAGATCGTGGTCGGCAAGAACCTCAAGTACGTGATCGAAACGCTGCGCGCGGAAGGTGTGTCGCCGTGGTTCACGGCATCGCACGACGAGTTCTGCGTCGTGATGGACGGCGAGATCGACGTGCATTTCATCAAGCCTTCGGACGGCCCGCTCGTCGATGCGCAAACCGAGGGCAGTGTGCGGCTCGACGGCACGCCTTCCGGCAAGAGCATGGGCTTCGTGCGGCTGCGCCGCGGCCACCAGGCGCTGTTGCCCGCGGGCGCCGCGTATCGCTTCGAGACGGCAGGACAAGGTGTGCTGCTCGTGCAGACCATTCTGGGCCGCTATTCGGTCGAGAAGTGGAAAGACATCTGCATTCAGTAA
- a CDS encoding DUF3564 family protein, whose amino-acid sequence MRLSILINTSDPTVNHDYAVLWLDTINHAWTSQDRRGVELPSSGEVREDGHVMSLCARGSEAPLVTLYGVRVDRHGNMTSAQGQATWISHSRPDAVAGFWRLQAVEREGSPSMRR is encoded by the coding sequence ATGCGTCTGTCGATTCTCATCAATACATCCGACCCGACCGTCAATCACGACTACGCGGTGTTGTGGCTCGACACGATCAATCACGCGTGGACCTCGCAGGACCGACGCGGTGTCGAGCTGCCGTCGTCGGGCGAGGTACGCGAGGACGGACACGTCATGTCGCTGTGCGCGCGCGGCAGTGAAGCACCGCTCGTCACGCTGTATGGCGTGCGCGTCGACCGGCACGGCAACATGACGTCGGCGCAAGGCCAGGCGACGTGGATCTCGCACTCGCGGCCCGACGCCGTCGCGGGGTTCTGGCGCTTGCAGGCCGTCGAGCGCGAGGGCTCGCCTTCGATGCGCCGTTAG
- a CDS encoding LysR family transcriptional regulator, protein MDLFMSMEAFVRAAEAQSFASAARQLGVAKSVVTSRVKQLEEHFGVPLFHRSTRAVRLSEIGETYYRECAELVNKVHDLSGRSVAQHESLAGTLNVHVLPGFALGHFSRALIEFREAHPRIEFVVTVNDRVIDPVQEGFDLALQIYPPASNLLVERRLFPVRGVLCAAPGYLKEEPVIETPLDLLRHDFARYSYYPWGDKWPLMKGNECFEIALNPVLKTNSVHLLLEFARAGAGVVYLPTMVAAADLLERRLERVLPDYAAPPLWLSAVYPASHRSTAKVKAFVDFLRGRYLREPQWDKALGIAPDDEDTKSVGEELADQ, encoded by the coding sequence ATGGATCTGTTCATGTCGATGGAGGCGTTCGTGCGGGCCGCCGAGGCCCAGAGCTTCGCGAGTGCCGCGCGCCAGCTGGGCGTGGCGAAATCCGTCGTCACGTCGCGCGTGAAGCAGCTCGAAGAGCACTTCGGCGTGCCGCTCTTTCATCGTTCGACGCGCGCGGTGCGTCTGTCGGAGATCGGCGAGACCTATTACCGGGAATGCGCCGAACTCGTCAACAAGGTCCACGATCTGTCCGGCCGCTCGGTCGCCCAGCACGAGTCGCTGGCGGGCACGCTCAACGTGCATGTATTGCCGGGTTTCGCGCTCGGTCATTTCTCGCGCGCGCTGATCGAGTTTCGCGAGGCGCACCCGCGCATCGAGTTCGTCGTGACCGTCAACGACCGCGTGATCGACCCCGTGCAGGAAGGCTTCGATCTCGCGTTGCAGATCTATCCGCCCGCGTCGAATCTGCTCGTCGAACGGCGGCTCTTTCCCGTGCGCGGCGTGCTGTGCGCGGCGCCCGGCTATCTGAAGGAAGAACCCGTCATCGAAACGCCGCTCGATCTGCTGCGGCACGATTTCGCGCGTTACTCGTACTACCCGTGGGGCGACAAGTGGCCGCTGATGAAGGGCAACGAATGCTTCGAAATCGCGTTGAATCCGGTGCTGAAAACCAATAGCGTGCACTTGCTGCTCGAATTCGCGCGAGCGGGCGCAGGGGTCGTCTATCTGCCGACGATGGTCGCCGCCGCCGACCTGCTCGAACGCCGGCTGGAGCGCGTGCTGCCCGATTACGCGGCGCCGCCGCTGTGGCTGTCGGCCGTGTACCCCGCGTCGCATCGCTCGACGGCGAAGGTGAAGGCGTTCGTCGACTTCCTGCGCGGACGTTATCTGCGCGAGCCGCAATGGGACAAGGCGCTCGGCATCGCACCCGACGACGAAGATACGAAGAGCGTCGGCGAGGAACTCGCCGACCAGTGA
- a CDS encoding aldehyde dehydrogenase family protein produces MQTQLFIDGRFVPSLSGETLATLNPHDNSVIAEVAMANHADVDRAVAAAKAAFPKWSKMAGAERGRLLLKLADAIEANADRLARLESIDTGHPIRDTRHLDVPRTAATFRYFGGMADKFEGSVIPVEQGFLNYLTREPVGIVGQVVPWNFPLMFTSWKMAPALAAGNCVIMKPAELTPLSSLAIAELMAEVGFPAGVVNILPGLGHVAGQYIAEHPEIGKVAFTGSTAVGRKIVQASSGNLKKVQLELGGKGANIVFGDANIDAVVQGSAFGIFHNQGQACIAASRMIVHESVADEVLEKFVALARSIRIGDPLDPSTEMGPLTSRQHRDRVLSYVDIAREQGGRVLSGGKSPDNTALANGCYVEPTIVEAKPTDRVSQEEVFGPFMSVTTFRTDEEALAIANGTEYGLGAGLWTRDLQRAHLIAREIHSGMVWVNCYKRVSPGSPFGGVGASGYGREMGFEAMREYTQAKSVWINVDAQIPPYYPR; encoded by the coding sequence ATGCAAACGCAACTCTTCATCGACGGCCGCTTCGTGCCATCGCTTTCGGGCGAAACACTCGCCACGCTCAACCCTCACGACAACTCGGTGATCGCCGAGGTCGCGATGGCGAATCACGCCGACGTCGATCGCGCCGTCGCCGCGGCGAAAGCGGCGTTCCCGAAGTGGAGCAAGATGGCGGGCGCCGAGCGCGGGCGTCTGCTGCTCAAGCTCGCCGATGCGATCGAAGCGAATGCGGACCGGCTCGCACGCCTCGAATCGATCGACACGGGCCATCCGATCCGCGACACGCGCCATCTCGACGTGCCGCGCACGGCAGCGACGTTCCGCTATTTCGGCGGGATGGCCGACAAGTTCGAAGGCTCGGTGATTCCCGTCGAGCAGGGCTTTCTGAACTACCTGACGCGCGAGCCCGTCGGCATCGTCGGGCAGGTCGTGCCGTGGAATTTCCCGCTGATGTTCACCAGCTGGAAGATGGCGCCCGCGCTCGCAGCGGGCAACTGCGTGATCATGAAACCCGCCGAACTCACGCCGCTCTCCAGTCTGGCCATTGCCGAACTGATGGCCGAAGTCGGCTTTCCGGCAGGCGTGGTCAATATTCTGCCGGGGCTCGGGCATGTCGCGGGCCAGTACATCGCCGAACATCCGGAGATCGGCAAGGTCGCATTCACCGGCTCGACGGCCGTGGGGCGCAAGATCGTGCAGGCGTCGAGCGGCAACCTGAAGAAGGTGCAGCTCGAACTGGGCGGCAAGGGCGCGAATATCGTGTTCGGCGACGCGAATATCGATGCCGTCGTGCAAGGCTCCGCGTTCGGCATCTTTCATAACCAGGGGCAGGCGTGCATCGCCGCGTCGCGGATGATCGTACATGAGTCGGTCGCGGACGAGGTGCTGGAAAAATTCGTCGCGCTCGCGCGTTCGATCCGCATCGGCGATCCGCTCGATCCGTCGACGGAAATGGGCCCGCTGACGTCTCGCCAGCATCGCGATCGCGTGCTGTCGTATGTCGATATCGCGCGCGAGCAGGGCGGACGCGTGCTGTCGGGCGGCAAGTCGCCGGACAACACGGCGCTCGCGAATGGCTGCTATGTCGAGCCGACCATCGTCGAAGCGAAGCCGACTGACCGCGTGTCGCAGGAAGAAGTGTTCGGGCCGTTCATGAGCGTGACGACGTTCCGCACCGACGAAGAGGCGCTTGCCATTGCGAACGGCACGGAATACGGCCTCGGTGCAGGCCTGTGGACGCGCGATCTGCAACGCGCGCATCTGATCGCACGCGAGATTCATAGCGGTATGGTGTGGGTCAACTGCTATAAGCGCGTGAGCCCGGGTTCGCCGTTCGGCGGCGTCGGCGCGAGCGGTTATGGGCGCGAAATGGGCTTCGAAGCGATGCGCGAGTACACTCAGGCCAAGTCGGTGTGGATCAATGTCGATGCGCAGATCCCGCCTTATTATCCGCGCTGA